One part of the Populus alba chromosome 18, ASM523922v2, whole genome shotgun sequence genome encodes these proteins:
- the LOC118034344 gene encoding uncharacterized protein isoform X1 yields the protein MEREDKELEDEIKVAGNALLSPPSSVSQLLLLLEKLENCLMRMDQSPSNSMQRAVDLAMKALMTKELLSHSDVDVKVSVALCFSQILRITAPIFSYDDEQMQVILQLIVASFENISDTSSPSYHKRVLILEKFANVRSCLLMVDRKCYSLIMEMFKHFLTNIREHHPDIVFSSMGLIMIIILDEIKEIPLEIVNLFLDFIRNRNQDVLPIAQKLGERIFENCGSKLAPYVPKANYCGQKRSRDKLQDSRSHTEVALVVKKENDRKEGCGYQGFEEENREEDKNTKEKDFKEKILKEEDENFQREAMKQKRSRKLVKPNNKPVVKEKNDGEESSKKQVFREENSGEGRKEKIDREEGCKEQGFQEEYHNEEGKKVRRKAFNKKKHQKEGIVFQGEEIVKEKGTRERVRKDQIRRKLKYEGKQAMDTKCSARKMHEFLSNLKGKKRSIIENSIFSAYLDIPRCPINRNLAAALIECYDAKMDAFIVAGRPLKFCGKEIEKCIGLRFEGKRVDMKFLGARISPQIVQRCFEIVNGNERTKKKSTGASKEKKDGEMRSSIKKSSCLLLQKLKLMRVDGKGEAEDFLRLSIVYMFNVYFFPTHSKYISWWPLKFLENLNDFGSYAWGRAVYDYLLTSLEKAASKLAGQDKFYAFLNGCVPLLQTLASGRISKLQVLDPSTNPNPSVLYYNMDSRSFDAFQKVLANLQPDEIKECKECEVVVKS from the exons atggaaagaGAGGATAAAGAGCTGGAAGATGAAATCAAGGTAGCTGGAAATGCACTTCTTTCACCTCCATCTTCTGTTTCACAGCTCCTTCTTTTGCTTGAG aAACTTGAGAATTGTCTAATGAGAATGGATCAATCTCCTTCCAACTCAATGCAAAGGGCAGTAGACCTTGCAATGAAAGCACTTATGACCAAAGAACTTCTGAGTCATTCGGATGTTGACGTGAAAGTTTCTGTTGCTTTGTGCTTTAGTCAGATTTTGAGAATAACAGCAccaattttttcatatgatgaTGAACAAATGCAG GTAATTTTACAGCTGATTGTGGcatcatttgaaaatatatctgACACCTCAAGCCCTTCATACCATAAAAGAGTTTTGATTCTAGAAAAGTTTGCAAATGTCAGATCATGCCTTTTGATGGTGGATCGTAAATGTTATTCCTTGATTATGGAGATGTTTAAGCattttttgacaaatataag GGAACACCATCCTGACATTGTATTTTCATCTATGGgattaattatgataataatcttAGATGAAATTAAAGAGATCCCATTGGAGATTGTCAACCTCTTTTTGGACTTTATAAGAAATAGAAACCAG GATGTTTTGCCTATTGCACAAAAGCTAGGAGAGAGAATATTTGAAAACTGTGGATCAAAGCTTGCTCCCTACGTGCCTAAGGCAAATTATTGTGGCCAGAAGCGTAGTAGGGACAAGCTGCAGGATTCAAGAAGTCATACCGAGGTTGCT CTAGTTGTGAAGAAGGAAAATGATAGAAAAGAAGGCTGTGGATATCAGGGTTTTGAAGAGGAGAATAGAGAGGAAGACAAAAACACCAAAGAGAAGgattttaaagagaaaatactTAAAGAGGAAGATGAAAATTTCCAAAGGGAGGCTATGAAACAGAAGAGAAGCAGAAAACTGGTCAAACCAAACAACAAG CCGGTTGTAAAggagaaaaatgatggagaaGAAAGCAGCAAAAAGCAGGTTTTTAGAGAGGAGAATAGTGGGGAAGGTAGAAAGGAGAAAATTGATAGAGAAGAGGGCTGTAAAGAACAGGGTTTTCAAGAGGAATACCACAATGAGGAAGGCAAGAAGGTTAGAAGGAAGGCTTTCAACAAGAAGAAACATCAAAAGGAAGGTATAGTTTTCCAAGGGGAGGAGATTGTGAAAGAGAAGGGAACCAGAGAAAGAGTACGAAAAGACCAAATA AGACGAAAACTTAAATACGAGGGAAAACAAGCCATGGACACTAAATGCAGTGCACGGAAAATGCATGAGTTTCTTTCAAACTTAAAAGGGAAGAAGAGAAGCATAATTGAAAATTCAATCTTCTCTGCTTACCTTGATATTCCTAGATGCCCCATTAATCGCAATCTGGCAGCTGCTCTTATTGAATGCTATGATGCTAAAATGGATGCATTTATTGTAGCAGGCCGTCCACTCAAGTTCTGTGGCAAAGAAATTGAGAAATGCATCGGCCTCCGCTTTGAAGGGAAAAGGGTGGACATGAAATTTTTGGGAGCGCGGATTTCTCCGCAAATTGTGCAGAGGTGCTTTGAAATAGTCAATGGAAATGAAAGAACCAAAAAGAAGTCAACAGGTGCCAGTAAGGAAAAGAAAGATGGAGAAATGAGAAGTTCCATTAAAAAATCTAGCTGTTTGCTTCTGCAAAAACTAAAACTGATGAGGGTTGATGGAAAAGGTGAAGCTGAGGACTTCCTTCGCCTATCCATTGTATACATGTTCAATGTCTATTTCTTTCCAACCCATTCTAAATATATATCTTGGTGGCCACTCAAATTCCTGGAAAATCTAAATGATTTCGGCTCGTATGCCTGGGGACGGGCAGTATATGACTATTTACTCACATCTCTGGAAAAAGCAGCAAGCAAGTTGGCTGGCCAGGACAAATTTTATGCGTTCTTGAATGGATGTGTTCCATTGCTGCAG acACTAGCATCGGGACGAATTAGCAAGTTGCAAGTCCTAGATCCTTCGACAAATCCAAATCCCTCTGTGCTCTATTATAATATGGATAGTAGGTCATTCGATGCATTTCAAAAGGTGTTGGCTAATCTGCAACCTGATGAG atCAAGGAATGCAAAGAATGTGAAGTTGTAGTCAAAAGTTGA
- the LOC118034347 gene encoding uncharacterized protein isoform X2: protein MAMENYASRNIDEIHTDVLSQSRQACYKARDAFFACLEKESGKKPTEIGSVGLQYPAECKNSRAEFEKNCRPAWVKHFDRLYCRNKTSQRLLEDKETRRGPLLLPQPYTFKPTSST, encoded by the exons ATGGCTATGGAAAACTATGCATCAAGAAATATTGACGAAATTCACACAGATGTCCTCTCTCAATCAAGACAAGCTTGCTACAAG GCGCGAGATGCTTTTTTTGCTTGTTTGGAGAAAGAATCAGGCAAGAAACCTACAGAAATTGGGTCCGTGGGGCTTCAATATCCAGCTGAATGTAAAAACTCAAGGGCTGAGTTTGAGAAGAATTGTAGACCTGCTTGG gtgAAGCATTTTGATAGGCTATACTGTAGGAACAAGACATCGCAGAGGTTGTTGGAAGACAAGGAAACCAGGAGAGGTCCGTTGTTGCTTCCTCAGCCTTACACTTTCAAGCCTACTTCTAGTACTTAA
- the LOC118034344 gene encoding uncharacterized protein isoform X2 gives MEREDKELEDEIKVAGNALLSPPSSVSQLLLLLEKLENCLMRMDQSPSNSMQRAVDLAMKALMTKELLSHSDVDVKVSVALCFSQILRITAPIFSYDDEQMQVILQLIVASFENISDTSSPSYHKRVLILEKFANVRSCLLMVDRKCYSLIMEMFKHFLTNIREHHPDIVFSSMGLIMIIILDEIKEIPLEIVNLFLDFIRNRNQDVLPIAQKLGERIFENCGSKLAPYVPKANYCGQKRSRDKLQDSRSHTELVVKKENDRKEGCGYQGFEEENREEDKNTKEKDFKEKILKEEDENFQREAMKQKRSRKLVKPNNKPVVKEKNDGEESSKKQVFREENSGEGRKEKIDREEGCKEQGFQEEYHNEEGKKVRRKAFNKKKHQKEGIVFQGEEIVKEKGTRERVRKDQIRRKLKYEGKQAMDTKCSARKMHEFLSNLKGKKRSIIENSIFSAYLDIPRCPINRNLAAALIECYDAKMDAFIVAGRPLKFCGKEIEKCIGLRFEGKRVDMKFLGARISPQIVQRCFEIVNGNERTKKKSTGASKEKKDGEMRSSIKKSSCLLLQKLKLMRVDGKGEAEDFLRLSIVYMFNVYFFPTHSKYISWWPLKFLENLNDFGSYAWGRAVYDYLLTSLEKAASKLAGQDKFYAFLNGCVPLLQTLASGRISKLQVLDPSTNPNPSVLYYNMDSRSFDAFQKVLANLQPDEIKECKECEVVVKS, from the exons atggaaagaGAGGATAAAGAGCTGGAAGATGAAATCAAGGTAGCTGGAAATGCACTTCTTTCACCTCCATCTTCTGTTTCACAGCTCCTTCTTTTGCTTGAG aAACTTGAGAATTGTCTAATGAGAATGGATCAATCTCCTTCCAACTCAATGCAAAGGGCAGTAGACCTTGCAATGAAAGCACTTATGACCAAAGAACTTCTGAGTCATTCGGATGTTGACGTGAAAGTTTCTGTTGCTTTGTGCTTTAGTCAGATTTTGAGAATAACAGCAccaattttttcatatgatgaTGAACAAATGCAG GTAATTTTACAGCTGATTGTGGcatcatttgaaaatatatctgACACCTCAAGCCCTTCATACCATAAAAGAGTTTTGATTCTAGAAAAGTTTGCAAATGTCAGATCATGCCTTTTGATGGTGGATCGTAAATGTTATTCCTTGATTATGGAGATGTTTAAGCattttttgacaaatataag GGAACACCATCCTGACATTGTATTTTCATCTATGGgattaattatgataataatcttAGATGAAATTAAAGAGATCCCATTGGAGATTGTCAACCTCTTTTTGGACTTTATAAGAAATAGAAACCAG GATGTTTTGCCTATTGCACAAAAGCTAGGAGAGAGAATATTTGAAAACTGTGGATCAAAGCTTGCTCCCTACGTGCCTAAGGCAAATTATTGTGGCCAGAAGCGTAGTAGGGACAAGCTGCAGGATTCAAGAAGTCATACCGAG CTAGTTGTGAAGAAGGAAAATGATAGAAAAGAAGGCTGTGGATATCAGGGTTTTGAAGAGGAGAATAGAGAGGAAGACAAAAACACCAAAGAGAAGgattttaaagagaaaatactTAAAGAGGAAGATGAAAATTTCCAAAGGGAGGCTATGAAACAGAAGAGAAGCAGAAAACTGGTCAAACCAAACAACAAG CCGGTTGTAAAggagaaaaatgatggagaaGAAAGCAGCAAAAAGCAGGTTTTTAGAGAGGAGAATAGTGGGGAAGGTAGAAAGGAGAAAATTGATAGAGAAGAGGGCTGTAAAGAACAGGGTTTTCAAGAGGAATACCACAATGAGGAAGGCAAGAAGGTTAGAAGGAAGGCTTTCAACAAGAAGAAACATCAAAAGGAAGGTATAGTTTTCCAAGGGGAGGAGATTGTGAAAGAGAAGGGAACCAGAGAAAGAGTACGAAAAGACCAAATA AGACGAAAACTTAAATACGAGGGAAAACAAGCCATGGACACTAAATGCAGTGCACGGAAAATGCATGAGTTTCTTTCAAACTTAAAAGGGAAGAAGAGAAGCATAATTGAAAATTCAATCTTCTCTGCTTACCTTGATATTCCTAGATGCCCCATTAATCGCAATCTGGCAGCTGCTCTTATTGAATGCTATGATGCTAAAATGGATGCATTTATTGTAGCAGGCCGTCCACTCAAGTTCTGTGGCAAAGAAATTGAGAAATGCATCGGCCTCCGCTTTGAAGGGAAAAGGGTGGACATGAAATTTTTGGGAGCGCGGATTTCTCCGCAAATTGTGCAGAGGTGCTTTGAAATAGTCAATGGAAATGAAAGAACCAAAAAGAAGTCAACAGGTGCCAGTAAGGAAAAGAAAGATGGAGAAATGAGAAGTTCCATTAAAAAATCTAGCTGTTTGCTTCTGCAAAAACTAAAACTGATGAGGGTTGATGGAAAAGGTGAAGCTGAGGACTTCCTTCGCCTATCCATTGTATACATGTTCAATGTCTATTTCTTTCCAACCCATTCTAAATATATATCTTGGTGGCCACTCAAATTCCTGGAAAATCTAAATGATTTCGGCTCGTATGCCTGGGGACGGGCAGTATATGACTATTTACTCACATCTCTGGAAAAAGCAGCAAGCAAGTTGGCTGGCCAGGACAAATTTTATGCGTTCTTGAATGGATGTGTTCCATTGCTGCAG acACTAGCATCGGGACGAATTAGCAAGTTGCAAGTCCTAGATCCTTCGACAAATCCAAATCCCTCTGTGCTCTATTATAATATGGATAGTAGGTCATTCGATGCATTTCAAAAGGTGTTGGCTAATCTGCAACCTGATGAG atCAAGGAATGCAAAGAATGTGAAGTTGTAGTCAAAAGTTGA
- the LOC118034344 gene encoding uncharacterized protein isoform X4 — protein MMMNKCRSCLLMVDRKCYSLIMEMFKHFLTNIREHHPDIVFSSMGLIMIIILDEIKEIPLEIVNLFLDFIRNRNQDVLPIAQKLGERIFENCGSKLAPYVPKANYCGQKRSRDKLQDSRSHTEVALVVKKENDRKEGCGYQGFEEENREEDKNTKEKDFKEKILKEEDENFQREAMKQKRSRKLVKPNNKPVVKEKNDGEESSKKQVFREENSGEGRKEKIDREEGCKEQGFQEEYHNEEGKKVRRKAFNKKKHQKEGIVFQGEEIVKEKGTRERVRKDQIRRKLKYEGKQAMDTKCSARKMHEFLSNLKGKKRSIIENSIFSAYLDIPRCPINRNLAAALIECYDAKMDAFIVAGRPLKFCGKEIEKCIGLRFEGKRVDMKFLGARISPQIVQRCFEIVNGNERTKKKSTGASKEKKDGEMRSSIKKSSCLLLQKLKLMRVDGKGEAEDFLRLSIVYMFNVYFFPTHSKYISWWPLKFLENLNDFGSYAWGRAVYDYLLTSLEKAASKLAGQDKFYAFLNGCVPLLQTLASGRISKLQVLDPSTNPNPSVLYYNMDSRSFDAFQKVLANLQPDEIKECKECEVVVKS, from the exons atgatgaTGAACAAATGCAG ATCATGCCTTTTGATGGTGGATCGTAAATGTTATTCCTTGATTATGGAGATGTTTAAGCattttttgacaaatataag GGAACACCATCCTGACATTGTATTTTCATCTATGGgattaattatgataataatcttAGATGAAATTAAAGAGATCCCATTGGAGATTGTCAACCTCTTTTTGGACTTTATAAGAAATAGAAACCAG GATGTTTTGCCTATTGCACAAAAGCTAGGAGAGAGAATATTTGAAAACTGTGGATCAAAGCTTGCTCCCTACGTGCCTAAGGCAAATTATTGTGGCCAGAAGCGTAGTAGGGACAAGCTGCAGGATTCAAGAAGTCATACCGAGGTTGCT CTAGTTGTGAAGAAGGAAAATGATAGAAAAGAAGGCTGTGGATATCAGGGTTTTGAAGAGGAGAATAGAGAGGAAGACAAAAACACCAAAGAGAAGgattttaaagagaaaatactTAAAGAGGAAGATGAAAATTTCCAAAGGGAGGCTATGAAACAGAAGAGAAGCAGAAAACTGGTCAAACCAAACAACAAG CCGGTTGTAAAggagaaaaatgatggagaaGAAAGCAGCAAAAAGCAGGTTTTTAGAGAGGAGAATAGTGGGGAAGGTAGAAAGGAGAAAATTGATAGAGAAGAGGGCTGTAAAGAACAGGGTTTTCAAGAGGAATACCACAATGAGGAAGGCAAGAAGGTTAGAAGGAAGGCTTTCAACAAGAAGAAACATCAAAAGGAAGGTATAGTTTTCCAAGGGGAGGAGATTGTGAAAGAGAAGGGAACCAGAGAAAGAGTACGAAAAGACCAAATA AGACGAAAACTTAAATACGAGGGAAAACAAGCCATGGACACTAAATGCAGTGCACGGAAAATGCATGAGTTTCTTTCAAACTTAAAAGGGAAGAAGAGAAGCATAATTGAAAATTCAATCTTCTCTGCTTACCTTGATATTCCTAGATGCCCCATTAATCGCAATCTGGCAGCTGCTCTTATTGAATGCTATGATGCTAAAATGGATGCATTTATTGTAGCAGGCCGTCCACTCAAGTTCTGTGGCAAAGAAATTGAGAAATGCATCGGCCTCCGCTTTGAAGGGAAAAGGGTGGACATGAAATTTTTGGGAGCGCGGATTTCTCCGCAAATTGTGCAGAGGTGCTTTGAAATAGTCAATGGAAATGAAAGAACCAAAAAGAAGTCAACAGGTGCCAGTAAGGAAAAGAAAGATGGAGAAATGAGAAGTTCCATTAAAAAATCTAGCTGTTTGCTTCTGCAAAAACTAAAACTGATGAGGGTTGATGGAAAAGGTGAAGCTGAGGACTTCCTTCGCCTATCCATTGTATACATGTTCAATGTCTATTTCTTTCCAACCCATTCTAAATATATATCTTGGTGGCCACTCAAATTCCTGGAAAATCTAAATGATTTCGGCTCGTATGCCTGGGGACGGGCAGTATATGACTATTTACTCACATCTCTGGAAAAAGCAGCAAGCAAGTTGGCTGGCCAGGACAAATTTTATGCGTTCTTGAATGGATGTGTTCCATTGCTGCAG acACTAGCATCGGGACGAATTAGCAAGTTGCAAGTCCTAGATCCTTCGACAAATCCAAATCCCTCTGTGCTCTATTATAATATGGATAGTAGGTCATTCGATGCATTTCAAAAGGTGTTGGCTAATCTGCAACCTGATGAG atCAAGGAATGCAAAGAATGTGAAGTTGTAGTCAAAAGTTGA
- the LOC118034347 gene encoding cytochrome c oxidase subunit 6B-like protein new16 isoform X3 gives MAMENYASRNIDEIHTDVLSQSRQACYKARDAFFACLEKESGKKPTEIGSVGLQYPAECKNSRAEFEKNCRPAWVKHFDRLYCRNKTSQRLLEDKETRRAKLVIENI, from the exons ATGGCTATGGAAAACTATGCATCAAGAAATATTGACGAAATTCACACAGATGTCCTCTCTCAATCAAGACAAGCTTGCTACAAG GCGCGAGATGCTTTTTTTGCTTGTTTGGAGAAAGAATCAGGCAAGAAACCTACAGAAATTGGGTCCGTGGGGCTTCAATATCCAGCTGAATGTAAAAACTCAAGGGCTGAGTTTGAGAAGAATTGTAGACCTGCTTGG gtgAAGCATTTTGATAGGCTATACTGTAGGAACAAGACATCGCAGAGGTTGTTGGAAGACAAGGAAACCAGGAGAG CAAAATTGGTTATTGAAAACATATGA
- the LOC118034344 gene encoding uncharacterized protein isoform X3 — MEREDKELEDEIKVAGNALLSPPSSVSQLLLLLEKLENCLMRMDQSPSNSMQRAVDLAMKALMTKELLSHSDVDVKVSVALCFSQILRITAPIFSYDDEQMQVILQLIVASFENISDTSSPSYHKRVLILEKFANVRSCLLMVDRKCYSLIMEMFKHFLTNIREHHPDIVFSSMGLIMIIILDEIKEIPLEIVNLFLDFIRNRNQDVLPIAQKLGERIFENCGSKLAPYVPKANYCGQKRSRDKLQDSRSHTEVALVVKKENDRKEGCGYQGFEEENREEDKNTKEKDFKEKILKEEDENFQREAMKQKRSRKLVKPNNKRRKLKYEGKQAMDTKCSARKMHEFLSNLKGKKRSIIENSIFSAYLDIPRCPINRNLAAALIECYDAKMDAFIVAGRPLKFCGKEIEKCIGLRFEGKRVDMKFLGARISPQIVQRCFEIVNGNERTKKKSTGASKEKKDGEMRSSIKKSSCLLLQKLKLMRVDGKGEAEDFLRLSIVYMFNVYFFPTHSKYISWWPLKFLENLNDFGSYAWGRAVYDYLLTSLEKAASKLAGQDKFYAFLNGCVPLLQTLASGRISKLQVLDPSTNPNPSVLYYNMDSRSFDAFQKVLANLQPDEIKECKECEVVVKS; from the exons atggaaagaGAGGATAAAGAGCTGGAAGATGAAATCAAGGTAGCTGGAAATGCACTTCTTTCACCTCCATCTTCTGTTTCACAGCTCCTTCTTTTGCTTGAG aAACTTGAGAATTGTCTAATGAGAATGGATCAATCTCCTTCCAACTCAATGCAAAGGGCAGTAGACCTTGCAATGAAAGCACTTATGACCAAAGAACTTCTGAGTCATTCGGATGTTGACGTGAAAGTTTCTGTTGCTTTGTGCTTTAGTCAGATTTTGAGAATAACAGCAccaattttttcatatgatgaTGAACAAATGCAG GTAATTTTACAGCTGATTGTGGcatcatttgaaaatatatctgACACCTCAAGCCCTTCATACCATAAAAGAGTTTTGATTCTAGAAAAGTTTGCAAATGTCAGATCATGCCTTTTGATGGTGGATCGTAAATGTTATTCCTTGATTATGGAGATGTTTAAGCattttttgacaaatataag GGAACACCATCCTGACATTGTATTTTCATCTATGGgattaattatgataataatcttAGATGAAATTAAAGAGATCCCATTGGAGATTGTCAACCTCTTTTTGGACTTTATAAGAAATAGAAACCAG GATGTTTTGCCTATTGCACAAAAGCTAGGAGAGAGAATATTTGAAAACTGTGGATCAAAGCTTGCTCCCTACGTGCCTAAGGCAAATTATTGTGGCCAGAAGCGTAGTAGGGACAAGCTGCAGGATTCAAGAAGTCATACCGAGGTTGCT CTAGTTGTGAAGAAGGAAAATGATAGAAAAGAAGGCTGTGGATATCAGGGTTTTGAAGAGGAGAATAGAGAGGAAGACAAAAACACCAAAGAGAAGgattttaaagagaaaatactTAAAGAGGAAGATGAAAATTTCCAAAGGGAGGCTATGAAACAGAAGAGAAGCAGAAAACTGGTCAAACCAAACAACAAG AGACGAAAACTTAAATACGAGGGAAAACAAGCCATGGACACTAAATGCAGTGCACGGAAAATGCATGAGTTTCTTTCAAACTTAAAAGGGAAGAAGAGAAGCATAATTGAAAATTCAATCTTCTCTGCTTACCTTGATATTCCTAGATGCCCCATTAATCGCAATCTGGCAGCTGCTCTTATTGAATGCTATGATGCTAAAATGGATGCATTTATTGTAGCAGGCCGTCCACTCAAGTTCTGTGGCAAAGAAATTGAGAAATGCATCGGCCTCCGCTTTGAAGGGAAAAGGGTGGACATGAAATTTTTGGGAGCGCGGATTTCTCCGCAAATTGTGCAGAGGTGCTTTGAAATAGTCAATGGAAATGAAAGAACCAAAAAGAAGTCAACAGGTGCCAGTAAGGAAAAGAAAGATGGAGAAATGAGAAGTTCCATTAAAAAATCTAGCTGTTTGCTTCTGCAAAAACTAAAACTGATGAGGGTTGATGGAAAAGGTGAAGCTGAGGACTTCCTTCGCCTATCCATTGTATACATGTTCAATGTCTATTTCTTTCCAACCCATTCTAAATATATATCTTGGTGGCCACTCAAATTCCTGGAAAATCTAAATGATTTCGGCTCGTATGCCTGGGGACGGGCAGTATATGACTATTTACTCACATCTCTGGAAAAAGCAGCAAGCAAGTTGGCTGGCCAGGACAAATTTTATGCGTTCTTGAATGGATGTGTTCCATTGCTGCAG acACTAGCATCGGGACGAATTAGCAAGTTGCAAGTCCTAGATCCTTCGACAAATCCAAATCCCTCTGTGCTCTATTATAATATGGATAGTAGGTCATTCGATGCATTTCAAAAGGTGTTGGCTAATCTGCAACCTGATGAG atCAAGGAATGCAAAGAATGTGAAGTTGTAGTCAAAAGTTGA
- the LOC118034347 gene encoding uncharacterized protein isoform X1 gives MAMENYASRNIDEIHTDVLSQSRQACYKARDAFFACLEKESGKKPTEIGSVGLQYPAECKNSRAEFEKNCRPAWVKHFDRLYCRNKTSQRLLEDKETRRELQGKGRRAVRQAVHGKERSLDWYVRLFMERKEGKKLRVVC, from the exons ATGGCTATGGAAAACTATGCATCAAGAAATATTGACGAAATTCACACAGATGTCCTCTCTCAATCAAGACAAGCTTGCTACAAG GCGCGAGATGCTTTTTTTGCTTGTTTGGAGAAAGAATCAGGCAAGAAACCTACAGAAATTGGGTCCGTGGGGCTTCAATATCCAGCTGAATGTAAAAACTCAAGGGCTGAGTTTGAGAAGAATTGTAGACCTGCTTGG gtgAAGCATTTTGATAGGCTATACTGTAGGAACAAGACATCGCAGAGGTTGTTGGAAGACAAGGAAACCAGGAGAG AACTACAAGGAAAAGGGAGAAGAGCTGTGAGGCAAGCTGTTCATGGAAAGGAAAGAAGCTTGGATTGGTATGTTAGGCTGTTCATGGaaaggaaagaaggaaagaagctTAGAGTTGTATGTTAG
- the LOC118034347 gene encoding cytochrome c oxidase assembly factor 6 isoform X4 — MAMENYASRNIDEIHTDVLSQSRQACYKARDAFFACLEKESGKKPTEIGSVGLQYPAECKNSRAEFEKNCRPAWVKHFDRLYCRNKTSQRLLEDKETRRGL; from the exons ATGGCTATGGAAAACTATGCATCAAGAAATATTGACGAAATTCACACAGATGTCCTCTCTCAATCAAGACAAGCTTGCTACAAG GCGCGAGATGCTTTTTTTGCTTGTTTGGAGAAAGAATCAGGCAAGAAACCTACAGAAATTGGGTCCGTGGGGCTTCAATATCCAGCTGAATGTAAAAACTCAAGGGCTGAGTTTGAGAAGAATTGTAGACCTGCTTGG gtgAAGCATTTTGATAGGCTATACTGTAGGAACAAGACATCGCAGAGGTTGTTGGAAGACAAGGAAACCAGGAGAG GGTTATAA
- the LOC118034346 gene encoding bHLH transcription factor RHL1, giving the protein MQPCSREMQGMNSLLNPSSQIPLQDLQNQQNPSQIQNSHFDPNSSSNDDFLEQMLSTIPPCSWPDLKSPWDLTMPLNTNDSSNSIAKPRDLSDETAPSNTDNSNLGFHNNFDESVILASKLRQHQISGGGAAAAAAAAKMMIQQQLLMAAARGGLPQNDVIDGSSYKGGDGSMQGLFNGFGAGSMNGTGQASNQPMQHFNHPQGGAMQAQNFGAQGAATTAVMNQPQASGSNGGAPAQPRQRVRARRGQATDPHSIAERLRRERIAERMKALQELVPNANKTDKASMLDEIIDYVKFLQLQVKVLSMSRLGAAAAVAPLVADISSEAGGDCIQASADGGSLARTSNGNHTARTNDSSLTVTEHQVAKLMEEDMGSAMQYLQGKGLCLMPISLATAISTATCHNRSPAINNNHHALLQSNGEGPTSPSMSVLTVQSATMGNVGGDGGAVKDAASVSKP; this is encoded by the exons ATGCAGCCTTGTAGTAGAGAAATGCAAGGGATGAACTCGCTCTTAAACCCATCATCACAAATCCCTCTGCAAGACCTTCAAAACCAACAGAACCCTTCACAGATCCAAAACTCTCACTTTGATCCCAATTCGTCCTCGAATGATGATTTTCTTGAACAAATGCTGTCTACTATTCCTCCCTGTTCATGGCCTGACCTCAAGTCTCCTTGGGACCTCACCATGCCCCTTAATACCAACGACAGCAGCAACTCTATAGCCAAACCTAGAGACTTGTCGGATGAAACCGCGCCATCTAATACCGACAATAGTAATCTTGGGTTTCATAATAACTTTGATGAGTCTGTAATTTTGGCTTCTAAGCTGAGACAACACCAGATCAGTGGTGGTGGTGCTGCCGCCGCTGCCGCTGCCGCTAAAATGATGATACAACAGCAGCTTCTGATGGCTGCTGCTCGCGGCGGCCTCCCTCAAAACGACGTCATTGATGGCTCCTCCTATAAG GGAGGAGATGGTTCAATGCAAGGATTGTTTAATGGGTTTGGTGCTGGATCTATGAACGGAACTGGTCAGGCGTCGAACCAGCCCATGCAACATTTTAACCATCCCCAG GGAGGGGCTATGCAGGCACAGAATTTTGGGGCTCAAGGGGCAGCCACCACGGCTGTGATGAACCAACCTCAAGCAAGTGGCTCCAATGGTGGTGCACCAGCTCAACCTAGACAAAGGGTTAGGGCTAGAAGAGGTCAAGCAACGGACCCACATAGCATAGCTGAAAGG TTACGAAGGGAGAGAATTGCAGAAAGAATGAAAGCTCTGCAGGAGTTGGTGCCTAATGCCAACAAG ACAGACAAGGCTTCAATGCTTGATGAGATCATCGACTATGTTAAATTCCTGCAGCTCCAAGTCAAG GTCTTGAGCATGAGCAGATTAGGCGCTGCAGCTGCCGTTGCCCCCCTTGTTGCTGACATTTCCTCTGAG GCTGGTGGTGACTGTATCCAAGCCAGTGCCGATGGTGGGTCCCTCGCACGTACCTCTAACGGCAACCACACGGCCAGGACTAACGACAGCAGCTTGACGGTGACAGAGCACCAGGTGGCTAAGCTGATGGAGGAGGACATGGGCTCGGCCATGCAGTATTTACAAGGGAAAGGGCTTTGTTTGATGCCCATCTCACTCGCAACCGCTATCTCAACCGCCACGTGTCACAACAGGAGCCCCGCGATCAACAACAACCACCACGCCTTGCTCCAATCCAACGGCGAAGGGCCAACCTCACCCAGCATGTCTGTTTTGACCGTCCAGTCGGCTACAATGGGTAACGTTGGAGGTGATGGTGGCGCTGTGAAGGATGCTGCTTCCGTTTCCAAACCGTGA